CGGCCCGCGTCCGCTGGTCTACGGCGGGATCCTCGGCCTCGTGCTGGCCGGCTCCGCCCTGGCACTGCAGGCCGCGACCGGCTGGCTGTGACCGGCCACCGGGCAATCGGGCATCTTTTGACGGAAACGGGGAATTCGGACACCGAGGCCCGTGGCGGAATTATCCTGTCGCCACCGAACCCGAGTCGGGGCGAGGGACCGCCGGGCGGGGCGGTCGGCGAGGAGGTCGCGATGCGCATTTCGGGACGCGCGGTGTGGCAGCAGCTGGTGCGCGGTTTCCTGTTGTACGGGGCGGGGGTCGGTGGATCGTTGCCGTGCTACGAGGAATGGCTGCGGCGCTCCGCGGAGGCCGAAGCCGCGGCGGCGCACTGGGATTGGTCCATCCCGCACCGCTGGTACGACATGGCCCACGGCCGCTGACGCGGCAGCTCAGCCGCCGCCGTCCGGCGCGGCGGACAATCCGGTGGTGGGCGCGGCAGGGCGAGCCGCCTCGGCGACGCCGGGGATGCCGTCCTCCACCACCCAGGTCGACCGCGTGTGCACCGGCGCGCCACGGCGCTGGACGAACGGCACCACCCGGAAGTCGTTGCGCCACACGCGGTGGTCGAGTTCGACCCGGACATAGCCGCGCTGGGAGTTGAAGAACTTCAGATCCGGGTTGGCCGCCAGCAGCCGACGGCCGGTGTCGGTGACGTCGGCGCCGTCGCCCCCGGTGGTGATCGAGGTGCCGGTGAATTCGGCGGCCACCACCGGCGACTGCGGGTCGGCGTGGTCGCGGCGCAGGTCGGCGGCATGGTTCTGGTGCCGGTCGCCGGTGATGACGACCAGGTTGCGCACCCCGCGATCGGCGGCGGTCCCCAGGATCAGGTTGCGGTCGGCGACGTAGCCGTCCCAGGAGTCGGTGGACACCGTCAGCCCCGGCCCCGGATCCACGTCCATCTGGCTCATCCCCACCTGGTTGCCGAGGATCTGCCAGCGGGCGGGCGAGCTGACCAGCCCCGCCAGCAGCCAATCCCGTTGCCGCGCACCGAGAATGGTGCGGTCGGTGGCGAAGCGCTCGGGGCAGTCGGCGGTCACGTTCTCGCTGCAGACCTGCACGTCACGGTACTGACGGGTGTCGAGCATGGTCAGTTCGGCCAGGTCACCCCAGCCGAACCGGCGATGCAGCAGCATCGACGGACCGTCCGGCAGCTGCGCCGACCGCAGCGGCTGATGCTCGTACATGGCCTGGAACGCGGCCGCCTTGCGCCCGCGGAACAACGGCGGCAACCGGTAGATGTCCACGCCGAGGCCGGGATGGTCGGCGGCCCAGTTGTTGTCGACCTCGTGGTCGTCGAAGGTGACGATCCACGGGAAGGCGGCGTGCGCGTCACGCAGCGGCTGCTCGGCCTTGTACTGGGCATAGCGCAACCGATACCCCGGCAGATCCACCGACTCGCCGCGTTCCAGGGTGCGCGGATCCTCCAGCCTGCCGTGGCGCCAGCTGCTCTCGTAGATGTAGTCACCCAGATGCACGACCAGCTCGAGATCCTCGGCGCGCAGATGCTCGTAGGCGGTGTAATACCCCGAACTCCACGACTGACAGGACGCGTAGGCGAAACGCAGGCGCTCGACGGCCTGGCCGAGGGCGGGCGCGGTGCGGGTGCGGCCCACCGGAGAGATCACCGAACCCGCCCGGAACCGGTAGAAATACCAGCGGTCGGGCTCGAGCCCGCGCACCTCGGGATGCACCGAATGGGCCAGCTCGCGGGTCGCCACCGCGGTGCCGCGTTGCACCACCGAGCGGAACTGCTCGTCGTGGGCGACCTCGTAGTCCACCGAGACCGGCGCGTTCATCATCCCGCCGTGCCCGTCGGGCGCGAAGGGGTCCGGCGCCAGCCGCGTCCACAGCACCACCCCGTCGGGGGCCGGATCACCGGAGGCGATACCCAGCGTGAACGGGTCGTCCGACCAGCGCGGCACCCGGAACCGGCCGCTGCTCGCCGCCGCGGTGCCCACCAGCACGGCGGCCGACCCGGCGGCGGCGACGCGGAGCAGATTCCGGCGGGGCAGGTTCCGGCGGGGCAGAGCCATACCCCACACGGTACGGCACCGGAGCCGAGTTCTCCGGTTGAGCGGTAGCGGATGCCGCTGACCCGCTCAGGCTGTGCCGTTCTTCGCCTGAGCGGGGCGGCCTGCGTGGTGACGCTGCGCTACCGCCTCCGGCCGCTGACCCGCTCAGGCGCCTTGCAAACGGATCTCGCTGGTCAGGAGTTCGGCCAGTTCGGCGAGGGCGGTGGCGTCGGGGTCGCGGCCCGCGCGTTGGAGCACGTCGGATTTGGTGGCGATGACCAGCCCGTGCTCGGCACGGTCGGTGTCGGGGACGAGCGTCACCCGGCCATCCTCCAGGACGAGCCGGGCGTCGGAGCCGTGCGAATGCAGCAGTTCCCGCAGGTCGTCGCCGGTGACGGTGGTGTGCGCGGCCGTGGCGTCAGGCCGGGATGTCTGTCCGGTCGAGTTGTCGTCCATGGGTCTCGGGTGCCCGGCTCGCCCCGCCGGAAACACCGTGCGCGCCGAGCGGCGGCGCGGGCGCGGCGGGCAGCAGGTCCGTCCACAGGGCCCGGTCGATCAGCGCGGCCACGTCGATGTGGCGCAGCTCCCGCACGGCCGGGCTGTCGAACACCTCCGCGGCGACCCGGCGCACCCGGTCGGCCACCAGCCGCTCCACCCGGCCGAGCCGCCCGAGCAGGCCCGCGACGGTATCGGCGGGATGCAACCGGGCCCGCACGTCCGACCGCCCGATCTCGGCGATCCGCACCGCCAGCGCGCACCGCCCCGCAGGCTCCAGGGCGATCGTGGTCCGCACCGCGACGGCGCCGCTGAACACCACGGTGCGACCGGGGATCCGCACCCGCACATGCAGCAGCATCGGAAGGAACATGGCGAATTCCCAGTCCCGCTCCGGCACCGCGGTCAACCGGACCGGCCACGGCCGCGCGACCGCCGTGGCCGAGACCAGCCCGCCCGGACCGACCGGCAGCGGTCCCACCTCGATGCGATCACCGACGATGCGATCCACCAGCGCCGCGATCCGGTCGGGTCCGGTCACCGTCGCCAGCACCGTGTCGGCGAACTGCGCCCGAGCGCGCCGCGCGTCGGCGGGACGTTCGATCCCGTGTGCCATGCCACACCTCCGTTCGAAGGTCGCATACCCACCGAGAGCCCGGTCATGCCATCGAACCTCCTGCGTATCCGGGGTATTGGCGGGTCGCGATCCAGAGTGTCTGCGCCGCAGCGGCATTCACCGCATTTCGGACTTCTTCGATTCCGCCGATTGAGCGCCGCAGAGCCGGGTAGGCCTCGGATGTGACCGCGACAGTGGTCGCGACGCAAGGAAGACCGATCACCGAAGGAGGATTGGACCATGGCTGATCCGAACAACGCCGGTCAGTTCGGCAACCGTTCCGACACCGCGGAGCAGGCGCGCCGCGGCGGCCAGGCCAGCACCGGTAGCTTCGGCGACCGC
This sequence is a window from Nocardia farcinica. Protein-coding genes within it:
- a CDS encoding alkaline phosphatase D family protein, yielding MALPRRNLPRRNLLRVAAAGSAAVLVGTAAASSGRFRVPRWSDDPFTLGIASGDPAPDGVVLWTRLAPDPFAPDGHGGMMNAPVSVDYEVAHDEQFRSVVQRGTAVATRELAHSVHPEVRGLEPDRWYFYRFRAGSVISPVGRTRTAPALGQAVERLRFAYASCQSWSSGYYTAYEHLRAEDLELVVHLGDYIYESSWRHGRLEDPRTLERGESVDLPGYRLRYAQYKAEQPLRDAHAAFPWIVTFDDHEVDNNWAADHPGLGVDIYRLPPLFRGRKAAAFQAMYEHQPLRSAQLPDGPSMLLHRRFGWGDLAELTMLDTRQYRDVQVCSENVTADCPERFATDRTILGARQRDWLLAGLVSSPARWQILGNQVGMSQMDVDPGPGLTVSTDSWDGYVADRNLILGTAADRGVRNLVVITGDRHQNHAADLRRDHADPQSPVVAAEFTGTSITTGGDGADVTDTGRRLLAANPDLKFFNSQRGYVRVELDHRVWRNDFRVVPFVQRRGAPVHTRSTWVVEDGIPGVAEAARPAAPTTGLSAAPDGGG